A stretch of the Tannerella serpentiformis genome encodes the following:
- a CDS encoding RNA polymerase sigma factor, protein MDSYEQIIEGVRREQRASQLAFYDSFHGPTYHSAAAVLGAGDEAEEVMQDVLMKVLLRPSLLQSDAAAMTRYLRRMATNAAIDRLRRDHAPLTVTINEDMLHEPPSDEPDDPDELPDTDTIRRSVERLPETYRNILRLRLFGQMRFADIAVALRANPSSVRVQYTRGLSRLRKLLTRKEEG, encoded by the coding sequence ATGGACAGTTACGAGCAGATCATCGAGGGTGTGAGGCGCGAGCAGCGGGCGTCGCAGCTGGCGTTTTACGACAGTTTTCACGGGCCGACCTACCACAGCGCAGCGGCCGTGCTGGGCGCGGGTGATGAGGCGGAAGAGGTGATGCAAGATGTGCTGATGAAGGTGCTCCTCCGGCCCTCCCTGTTGCAGTCTGACGCCGCCGCCATGACGCGTTACCTGCGTCGCATGGCTACGAATGCGGCCATCGACCGCCTGCGCAGGGACCATGCTCCGCTCACGGTCACCATCAACGAAGACATGCTGCACGAGCCTCCCTCGGACGAACCTGACGACCCGGACGAGCTGCCCGACACGGACACGATCCGCCGCAGCGTAGAGCGTCTGCCGGAGACCTACCGCAACATACTCCGTCTGCGCCTCTTCGGCCAGATGCGCTTTGCCGACATCGCCGTGGCGCTTCGGGCCAACCCCTCCAGCGTGCGCGTGCAATACACCCGCGGCCTGTCGAGGCTGCGTAAACTCTTAACACGAAAGGAAGAAGGATGA
- the cdaA gene encoding diadenylate cyclase CdaA — MMISFGIKDALDVLLVAFFTYQIYKLMKSSGTLPVFSGIVSVVIVWLIVSQVLEMRLMGAILDRFISVGFIVLVVLFQDDIRRFLVTLGSNPGWRFVAKLFSRRTTDTKEQNYIAPVVLACMNMARKKTGALIVIRREMDLSDYAKTGEMFMADINARLIENIFFKNSPLHDGAMIISDGRIIAAGCILPVAKNVSLPKEMGLRHRSGLGMSKETDALIIIVSEERGTIAVAHNGQIAANVSAEDLRQILAGERDV; from the coding sequence ATAATGATATCCTTCGGCATCAAAGACGCGCTCGACGTCCTGCTGGTAGCCTTCTTTACCTACCAGATCTATAAGCTGATGAAAAGCTCCGGCACACTGCCCGTCTTCAGCGGCATTGTCTCCGTGGTCATCGTTTGGCTGATCGTCTCGCAAGTGCTTGAGATGCGCCTCATGGGCGCCATCCTCGATCGTTTCATCAGCGTCGGTTTCATTGTGCTTGTGGTACTCTTTCAAGACGACATCCGCCGCTTCCTCGTCACCCTTGGGTCGAACCCCGGTTGGCGCTTCGTAGCCAAACTCTTCTCGCGTCGCACAACAGACACCAAGGAGCAGAACTACATCGCCCCCGTTGTCTTGGCCTGTATGAACATGGCCCGTAAGAAGACCGGCGCCCTGATCGTCATCCGCCGCGAGATGGATCTTTCGGACTACGCCAAGACGGGCGAAATGTTTATGGCCGACATCAATGCGCGCCTCATCGAAAACATCTTCTTCAAGAATAGCCCCCTGCACGACGGAGCCATGATCATCAGCGACGGCCGGATCATTGCCGCGGGCTGCATCCTGCCCGTAGCCAAAAACGTGAGCCTGCCCAAGGAGATGGGCCTCCGTCACCGCTCCGGGCTGGGCATGTCGAAAGAGACGGACGCGCTGATCATCATCGTTTCCGAGGAGCGCGGCACGATAGCCGTCGCTCACAACGGCCAGATCGCCGCCAACGTTTCGGCCGAAGATCTGCGGCAAATCCTGGCCGGCGAGCGGGACGTGTAA
- the folP gene encoding dihydropteroate synthase, producing MNVKTINLKGTLRSLDVPLIMGILNATPDSFYAGSRQQDEAAVVRRIEAILNEGGTLIDVGGYSSRPDADDVSEADEWARLEPVLRRLMRDYPDVPVSVDTFRSAIARRAVEEYGAAMINDISGGSLDEQMYATVATLGVPYVLMHMRGTPRTMQQFTDYDDVVEAVMMYFASELRTLRRLGVADILLDPGFGFAKTLEQNYTLMRALSEFADRFEEPLLVGISRKSMIYRLLGGTPDDSLNGTTVLNTYALMHGASVLRVHDVRAAVEAVRITRQLIPSE from the coding sequence ATGAACGTAAAAACAATCAACCTCAAGGGCACACTGCGCTCACTCGACGTGCCCCTTATCATGGGTATCCTAAACGCCACGCCGGACTCCTTCTACGCCGGCAGCCGACAGCAAGACGAAGCCGCCGTAGTGCGGCGTATTGAGGCCATCCTCAACGAGGGTGGCACACTCATCGATGTCGGCGGATACTCCTCCCGACCCGACGCCGACGACGTTAGCGAGGCCGACGAGTGGGCACGGCTTGAGCCCGTCCTCCGCCGCCTCATGCGCGATTACCCCGATGTGCCCGTCTCCGTCGACACCTTCCGCTCGGCCATCGCCCGGCGGGCCGTCGAGGAATACGGCGCGGCCATGATCAACGACATCTCCGGCGGCTCGCTCGACGAACAGATGTATGCTACGGTCGCCACGCTGGGCGTCCCCTACGTCCTCATGCACATGCGCGGCACGCCTCGTACCATGCAGCAATTCACGGACTACGACGACGTGGTGGAGGCCGTCATGATGTATTTCGCTTCCGAGCTGCGCACGCTGCGCCGATTGGGCGTGGCCGACATCCTCCTCGATCCCGGCTTCGGCTTTGCCAAGACCTTAGAGCAGAACTATACGCTCATGCGTGCCCTCAGCGAGTTTGCCGACCGCTTTGAGGAGCCGCTGCTCGTCGGCATATCGCGCAAGAGCATGATCTACCGCCTGCTTGGCGGCACGCCCGACGACAGCCTCAACGGCACCACCGTGCTCAACACCTACGCCCTCATGCATGGCGCCTCTGTCCTTCGTGTGCACGATGTCCGCGCCGCCGTCGAGGCCGTTCGCATCACCCGCCAACTGATCCCTTCGGAATAA
- the feoB gene encoding ferrous iron transport protein B, whose amino-acid sequence MNQTTNTASPCATCPKAAPMHGLERRGAQADGERFVVALAGNPNTGKSTVFNALTGLKQHTGNWPGKTVGKAEGFFGYGGDTYRIVDLPGTYSLASTSEDEEIARDFILFGKPDVTVMVADATRLERNMNLILQVLQITDRAVLCVNLLDEAERNHIHIDLNALSRRLGIPVAGCSARSGKGIDRLLEMMHEVATGAYVCRPHRATNLPPATADHIRVLTEAVARVHPNLSNAEWIAFRLVEQDPSVRQRFGNDELNALAENIHLQISNNFHDQWMEDIYAQAEAICRDVVTQGNRRGRLPMDVRLDRILTHRVWGFPIMVALLSGVFWMTIVGSNYPSSWLSDLLVGLIHPALRGLFVGFGAPAWVTGLLVDGVYLSTAWVVSVMLPPMAIFFPLFTLLEDFGYLPRVAFNLDELFRRAGAHGKQALTMSMGFGCNAAGVVSTRIIDSTRERLIAIITNNFSLCNGRWPTQILLATLFVGAAVPARYSGIVSLVAVMGVVFLGVTLMFGSSWVLSRTLLRGEVSTFHLELPPYRPPRFWSTIYTSIIDRTLIVLWRALVFAAPAGAVIWLCCNLTVGGVSIAAHLIHWLSTPGWIMGLNGVILLAYILAIPANEIVIPTVLMLTLLVLGQSDAGAAGVLMEGGDAETKQILLAGGWNLLTAVCLMLFCLMHHPCSTTIYTIYKETHSAKWTAVATLLPLVLGIIVTSIVAFIWRMVAG is encoded by the coding sequence ATGAATCAGACAACAAACACTGCCTCACCCTGCGCCACCTGTCCCAAGGCGGCGCCTATGCACGGTCTGGAGCGACGCGGTGCGCAGGCCGACGGCGAGCGCTTCGTCGTGGCCCTGGCCGGCAATCCGAATACGGGCAAGAGCACCGTCTTCAATGCCCTGACCGGACTCAAGCAACACACGGGTAACTGGCCCGGCAAGACGGTCGGCAAGGCCGAAGGCTTCTTCGGCTACGGTGGCGACACGTATCGCATCGTCGACCTGCCCGGCACGTACTCGCTCGCCTCCACGTCGGAGGATGAAGAGATCGCCCGCGACTTTATCCTCTTTGGCAAGCCCGACGTGACTGTCATGGTGGCCGACGCCACACGCCTGGAGCGCAACATGAACCTCATCCTGCAAGTGCTACAGATCACGGATCGCGCTGTGCTTTGCGTCAACCTGCTCGACGAGGCCGAGCGCAACCACATCCATATCGACCTCAACGCCCTCTCGCGACGGCTCGGCATCCCCGTGGCGGGTTGCTCGGCGCGGTCGGGCAAGGGCATCGACCGCCTGCTGGAGATGATGCACGAGGTGGCCACGGGCGCCTACGTCTGCCGGCCACACCGCGCCACGAACTTGCCGCCCGCCACGGCGGATCATATCCGCGTCTTGACCGAGGCCGTGGCCCGTGTGCACCCCAACTTATCGAACGCCGAATGGATCGCCTTCCGACTCGTCGAGCAGGATCCGAGCGTGCGCCAACGCTTCGGCAACGACGAGCTGAACGCGCTGGCCGAAAACATCCACCTCCAGATCAGCAACAACTTTCACGACCAATGGATGGAGGATATCTATGCCCAGGCTGAGGCGATCTGTCGCGACGTCGTGACGCAGGGCAACCGCCGCGGCCGACTGCCGATGGACGTGCGGCTGGATCGCATCTTGACGCATCGCGTGTGGGGTTTCCCAATCATGGTCGCGCTGCTCTCGGGCGTCTTTTGGATGACGATCGTGGGCTCGAACTACCCGTCGTCGTGGCTGAGCGACCTGCTCGTGGGGCTGATTCACCCGGCCCTGCGCGGCCTTTTCGTGGGCTTCGGTGCGCCGGCGTGGGTCACGGGGCTGCTGGTCGACGGCGTCTACCTCTCCACTGCATGGGTTGTCTCCGTCATGCTGCCGCCGATGGCCATCTTTTTCCCGCTCTTCACGCTGCTGGAGGACTTCGGCTATCTGCCCCGCGTGGCCTTCAATCTCGACGAACTCTTTCGCCGAGCCGGGGCACATGGCAAGCAGGCGCTGACGATGAGCATGGGCTTCGGCTGCAATGCTGCGGGCGTCGTCTCCACGCGCATCATCGACAGTACGCGCGAGCGACTGATCGCCATTATCACGAACAACTTCTCGCTCTGCAACGGGCGTTGGCCGACGCAGATCTTGCTGGCCACGCTCTTCGTGGGTGCCGCCGTACCGGCGCGTTACAGCGGGATCGTCTCGCTGGTGGCCGTCATGGGCGTCGTCTTTCTGGGCGTGACGCTCATGTTCGGCAGCTCGTGGGTGCTCTCGCGCACACTGCTCCGCGGCGAAGTCTCTACCTTCCACCTCGAGCTGCCGCCATACCGCCCGCCCCGCTTCTGGAGCACCATCTATACGTCCATCATCGACCGCACGCTGATCGTGCTTTGGCGAGCCCTCGTCTTTGCGGCACCCGCGGGCGCCGTCATCTGGCTCTGTTGCAACCTCACGGTGGGCGGTGTGAGCATCGCCGCGCATCTGATCCATTGGCTGAGCACACCGGGGTGGATCATGGGGCTGAACGGAGTCATCCTGCTCGCGTACATCTTAGCCATCCCCGCCAACGAGATCGTGATACCTACGGTGCTTATGCTGACGCTGCTTGTGCTTGGGCAGAGCGACGCGGGCGCAGCGGGTGTGCTGATGGAAGGCGGAGACGCAGAGACGAAGCAGATCCTCTTGGCTGGCGGATGGAACCTCTTGACGGCCGTCTGCCTCATGCTCTTCTGCCTCATGCATCACCCGTGCAGCACGACGATCTACACCATTTATAAGGAGACCCACAGCGCGAAATGGACCGCCGTGGCCACCCTTCTCCCCCTTGTGCTGGGCATCATCGTCACATCGATTGTCGCCTTCATCTGGCGCATGGTCGCTGGGTAA
- a CDS encoding metal-dependent transcriptional regulator encodes MMKREKSHGTRLFDAIRTRFGRHDREQDREVEEDLLKAVYELGGRIAADEVQRVGESLGADADRTASAVGRLALRGELTMGDELQLTDAGREHALRIVRAHRIYEQYLAEHSGYAPAEWHERAHRMEHRISDAEQERIVSLLRNPSFDPHGDPIPTRSLEVADRGDDDRALRARSWWRVTHVEDDDRALFTLIDDLGLTKDSVLFITDVTPEGFTFMYEGERFALPAAAHAALNMEPMTDDEVRRSPEADARRLTRLEAGVTARIVGLSPSCRGALRRRLLDLGFVRGSTVSIDLVSPMGNPVAYAVRGTAIALRHDQARYILIGTGSSQPSFPHIPQPQ; translated from the coding sequence ATGATGAAGAGAGAAAAGAGTCACGGCACACGCCTCTTTGACGCCATCCGGACACGCTTCGGGCGGCACGACCGCGAACAGGACAGAGAGGTGGAGGAGGATCTCCTCAAGGCGGTCTATGAGCTAGGCGGACGCATCGCGGCCGACGAGGTGCAGCGCGTGGGCGAGTCGCTCGGGGCGGACGCGGATCGTACGGCGTCCGCTGTTGGCCGACTGGCCTTGCGGGGCGAGCTGACGATGGGCGACGAGCTACAACTGACCGACGCCGGCCGTGAGCACGCCCTCCGAATCGTTCGTGCACATCGCATCTATGAGCAGTATCTGGCCGAGCATTCGGGCTATGCGCCGGCGGAATGGCACGAGCGCGCGCACCGAATGGAGCACCGCATCAGTGACGCCGAGCAGGAGCGCATCGTCTCGCTGCTGCGCAACCCGTCGTTCGATCCGCACGGCGACCCCATCCCTACGCGCTCGCTGGAGGTGGCCGACCGTGGCGACGACGACCGTGCGCTCCGGGCCCGCAGCTGGTGGCGCGTCACGCACGTGGAGGACGACGACCGCGCCCTCTTCACCCTCATCGACGACCTCGGACTGACGAAGGACTCCGTGCTCTTCATCACCGACGTGACACCGGAGGGCTTCACCTTCATGTACGAAGGCGAGCGTTTCGCCCTGCCTGCGGCGGCCCACGCGGCGCTCAACATGGAGCCGATGACGGACGACGAGGTGCGTCGCAGTCCCGAGGCTGATGCCCGACGGCTGACCCGACTCGAGGCGGGCGTCACGGCGCGTATCGTGGGCCTTTCGCCCTCCTGTCGCGGCGCCCTCCGCCGCCGTCTGCTCGACCTTGGTTTCGTGCGTGGCAGCACAGTGAGCATCGATCTCGTCAGTCCGATGGGCAACCCCGTGGCCTACGCCGTGCGCGGGACAGCCATCGCCCTGCGCCACGATCAGGCGCGCTACATCCTAATCGGTACCGGCTCCTCTCAGCCGTCTTTTCCCCATATCCCACAACCCCAATGA
- a CDS encoding translocation/assembly module TamB domain-containing protein produces MAKWIKRTVKTCLLAPVGAVAVGAVLLYVPPVQNAVLKVVLRHVSERVGMEITVGHVRLSYPLDLTLRDVSVRDSVCDTLLNVRGLSVSVRPWPLLRGEVFVSELQLDSALVHSKGLIEGMHLDGTFGRLATADVGLWAKKEELKLDNVLLADVEVALVIDSIPPSDTTDTTVNRWRITAERLDLQRVGFTLRMPKDTLGVTTYLGDARVTGVSANLEAQRYAAGRLDIRGAYAAYDGSERPRTVGLDPQHISASNIRLLADSVRYHAGDLRVALREASLDERSGLSVESLSAYVHLDSTGVSVSEGMLRTTRSWIDLQAHVPWAALSDRPTADLQAEWSAGIDGQDVLTAMGEQGPRLMRALPDSLLYLSGLVEGNLERMRVHDLMGGLPGAFTFEAYGSAEHVMDERRRTGQINLRLQTESRQYLSRWIPEISGGRVRMPERMRVELEASLKGSEYQGRLKAEESGGRIELTGRYHSLRNEYAVDVRVDSLRPVHFLPQDSLYRLTAVLHAEGRGTDIFSPRTRITLRGSVADVHYGSYRLSGLSLDGSLLNHQAQATLNSESPYIKGKVMLDGVVRRDRMAGVVAIDMDTLDLMGLKLTKDPLSGSFQLFSEMETDLKRRHRLDLTLGNWAITTDQQIYRPKMLTLHAVSDDDTTRLSFHAGDMGLIATGNADAPTLLQRLGNVSDVFRRLMEHDSAAHIERLTPLLPTLNIQLEAAQDNPLYNYLQEQNIFFDRLTVHASTSPVDGLQANALLLSVMKDTMRLDTICLDIRHDSIEGLTYAVDVIKNRFRGQDAFTAGLRGHLLNGVAEVNALYRDSRGETGLQLGVQAEQRGKAYRFHFIPDEPVLAFMPFKLNPENYVEMRSLKSISADLKLTGPENAALWMHSSEDSTELAVEINQLDLQQLSRFAAIPDMQGRVNVALRYVPSDVSFLIAADANIDNLIFRGQPVGELLLNGVYLPLDNNRHRFDAHFYHNESELATVSAFYRQPQQKQAQGMIDGTMQFDRIPLNELNPFFGGALDMQGVLRGRLTLESRDRGPIWNGYLQLDSTSMYVRAVGTRFRFDDQEVDIKDSKLRLTKYGIYTTGGNPFVISGTVDFSKSMKETADLRLLAQDMLLIDAPDGAPGAMLYGRLPIDLNLTARGPLRVLKVRGGVHVRSGTNVTYVMLDANDELQDNFAGLVSFTYFSDTVPQRIRDIERQNAARTSSIGGLDAQLTLRVDPTARLKVDMGGAGERSNRIELRGGGDLSFHYTPLGDMNMSGRYTLSGGLIRYSIPVIPLTDFTIQDGSYVEWQGDLMNPYLNLTALTRQRSTVNLDGRSQMVDFNVGLQVRQQLRNIALKFILEAPKNGTVQTQLAAMGEEERSKQAIGLLVTGVYLAQSGTGNEHLDVGTAISSLLQREINNMLGSLGGDVPFSFDVNTYDGTDGKGRRIDYLGRFYMGFLKERIYTTLGMRYSTNDPVMGNRLYLDEASLEYRLDADGSRFVKVYNQTDYENLFEGEIRKTGLSAIFRRKVKRLADLFDFRKRRNRTVVTEPEPAAPDTDETETDSTEGAPAEDTTRRNADPSPND; encoded by the coding sequence ATGGCTAAATGGATCAAACGCACAGTCAAGACATGCCTGCTGGCGCCCGTGGGGGCGGTGGCGGTGGGTGCCGTGTTGCTCTATGTGCCACCGGTGCAGAATGCGGTGCTGAAGGTCGTGCTGCGGCACGTATCTGAGCGCGTCGGCATGGAGATCACCGTGGGGCATGTGCGACTGTCGTATCCGTTAGACCTCACGCTGCGCGACGTCTCGGTGCGCGACTCAGTGTGCGACACGCTGCTCAACGTGCGCGGGCTCTCCGTCAGCGTGCGGCCGTGGCCCCTGCTGCGGGGCGAGGTATTCGTCTCAGAGCTACAGTTGGACAGTGCGCTGGTGCACAGCAAAGGGCTGATCGAGGGCATGCACTTGGACGGCACATTCGGGCGACTGGCTACGGCCGACGTTGGTCTTTGGGCCAAGAAGGAGGAGCTGAAGCTCGACAACGTACTGCTGGCTGATGTGGAGGTGGCGCTGGTGATCGACTCAATCCCCCCCTCGGACACGACCGACACGACCGTCAACCGCTGGCGGATCACGGCCGAACGACTCGACCTACAGCGCGTAGGCTTCACCCTGCGCATGCCTAAGGATACGCTCGGGGTAACGACTTACCTGGGCGATGCACGCGTGACGGGCGTATCGGCCAACTTGGAGGCACAGCGTTACGCGGCCGGACGGCTTGACATCCGCGGCGCCTATGCGGCCTACGATGGCAGTGAGCGGCCACGCACCGTGGGCCTCGATCCGCAACATATCTCTGCCTCAAACATCCGCCTGCTGGCCGACTCCGTGCGCTACCATGCGGGCGACCTGCGCGTGGCGCTTCGTGAGGCGTCGCTCGACGAACGGTCAGGGCTTTCGGTGGAATCGCTGTCGGCTTATGTGCATCTGGATAGCACGGGGGTCTCCGTCTCGGAGGGCATGCTGCGGACGACGCGTTCGTGGATCGACCTGCAAGCGCATGTGCCGTGGGCCGCGCTGTCGGATAGACCGACGGCCGATCTTCAGGCGGAATGGTCGGCGGGTATTGATGGGCAGGACGTGCTGACGGCCATGGGCGAACAGGGGCCGCGACTGATGCGGGCGCTGCCGGACTCGTTGCTGTATCTCTCGGGACTGGTGGAGGGCAACTTAGAGCGGATGCGGGTGCACGATCTGATGGGTGGTTTGCCCGGTGCCTTCACGTTTGAAGCCTACGGATCGGCTGAGCATGTCATGGACGAGCGGCGACGCACGGGGCAGATCAACCTAAGGCTACAGACCGAAAGCCGACAGTACCTCAGCCGTTGGATCCCGGAGATTTCGGGTGGACGGGTACGGATGCCTGAACGTATGCGGGTGGAGTTGGAGGCGTCGCTCAAAGGGAGCGAATACCAAGGGCGATTGAAAGCTGAGGAGTCGGGCGGACGCATCGAGCTGACGGGCCGCTACCACTCGCTGCGAAACGAGTACGCCGTCGATGTGCGCGTAGACAGCCTCCGGCCGGTGCACTTCCTGCCGCAGGATTCGCTCTACCGACTCACGGCCGTGCTGCACGCCGAAGGGCGAGGCACGGACATCTTTTCACCCCGCACACGCATCACCCTGCGCGGTTCCGTGGCCGATGTGCATTACGGATCCTATCGCCTCTCCGGCCTCTCGCTCGACGGTTCATTGCTCAACCATCAAGCGCAGGCCACGCTGAACAGCGAGTCGCCTTATATAAAAGGTAAGGTCATGCTGGACGGTGTCGTCCGGCGCGACCGCATGGCAGGCGTGGTGGCCATCGACATGGATACGCTCGATCTGATGGGGCTCAAGCTGACAAAGGATCCGCTCTCCGGCTCTTTCCAACTCTTCTCCGAGATGGAGACCGACCTCAAGCGGCGCCATCGGTTAGACCTCACCCTGGGCAACTGGGCCATCACCACGGACCAGCAGATCTATCGCCCGAAGATGCTCACCCTACACGCCGTCAGCGATGACGACACGACACGCCTCTCCTTCCACGCCGGCGACATGGGGCTAATTGCCACCGGCAACGCTGACGCGCCCACGCTCCTCCAACGCCTCGGAAATGTATCCGACGTCTTCCGCAGACTGATGGAGCACGACAGCGCCGCCCATATCGAACGCCTCACGCCGCTCCTGCCCACGCTCAACATACAGCTGGAGGCCGCGCAAGACAATCCGCTCTACAACTACCTTCAGGAGCAGAACATCTTCTTCGATCGGCTCACCGTCCATGCCTCCACCTCACCCGTCGACGGGCTACAAGCCAACGCCCTGCTGCTCTCCGTGATGAAGGATACGATGCGGCTCGACACCATCTGCCTCGACATCCGCCACGATTCGATCGAGGGCCTGACTTACGCTGTCGACGTGATCAAGAACCGCTTTCGCGGACAAGACGCCTTCACCGCCGGGCTGCGCGGCCACCTCTTAAACGGTGTGGCAGAAGTCAACGCACTCTATCGTGACAGTCGTGGCGAGACGGGCCTCCAACTTGGCGTGCAGGCCGAACAGCGTGGCAAGGCATACCGCTTCCACTTCATCCCCGACGAGCCTGTGCTGGCCTTCATGCCATTCAAGCTGAACCCCGAGAACTACGTGGAGATGCGCAGCCTAAAGAGCATCTCCGCCGATCTGAAGTTGACCGGACCTGAGAATGCCGCGCTATGGATGCACTCCAGTGAGGACTCTACAGAGCTGGCTGTCGAGATCAACCAACTCGATCTCCAGCAACTGTCGCGCTTCGCCGCTATCCCGGATATGCAGGGGCGGGTCAATGTGGCTCTGCGCTACGTGCCCTCCGACGTGTCATTCCTCATTGCTGCCGACGCGAACATCGACAACCTCATCTTCCGCGGACAGCCTGTCGGCGAACTCCTGCTCAACGGTGTCTACCTGCCCCTCGACAACAATCGCCACCGCTTCGACGCCCACTTCTACCACAACGAGTCGGAACTGGCGACAGTCTCCGCCTTCTATCGGCAGCCGCAACAGAAACAGGCGCAGGGCATGATAGACGGCACGATGCAGTTCGATCGGATCCCTCTTAATGAGCTGAACCCCTTCTTCGGCGGTGCCTTAGATATGCAGGGCGTGTTGCGTGGCCGGTTGACGTTAGAAAGTCGCGATCGGGGTCCGATTTGGAACGGCTATTTGCAGCTCGACTCGACCTCGATGTACGTAAGGGCTGTAGGCACGCGCTTCCGCTTCGACGATCAGGAGGTGGACATCAAGGACAGTAAGCTGCGCCTCACCAAATATGGCATCTACACCACGGGCGGCAATCCGTTCGTGATCAGTGGCACGGTGGACTTCAGCAAGTCGATGAAGGAAACGGCAGACTTGCGACTGCTGGCGCAAGACATGCTACTCATCGACGCCCCCGACGGCGCACCCGGAGCCATGCTCTACGGTCGGCTGCCCATCGATCTGAATCTCACGGCTCGCGGCCCACTGCGCGTGCTCAAGGTGCGCGGTGGCGTGCACGTGCGCAGTGGTACGAACGTCACGTATGTCATGCTCGACGCCAACGACGAGCTGCAAGACAACTTCGCCGGGCTGGTCTCCTTCACCTACTTCTCCGACACCGTCCCGCAACGCATTCGTGACATAGAACGGCAGAACGCTGCGCGTACGAGTTCGATAGGCGGACTGGACGCCCAGCTTACGCTGCGCGTGGATCCCACGGCGCGCCTAAAGGTGGATATGGGCGGCGCCGGCGAACGCTCCAACCGTATCGAGCTGCGTGGCGGCGGCGATCTGTCGTTCCATTACACCCCGCTCGGGGATATGAACATGAGTGGGCGATACACCCTCTCTGGCGGATTGATTCGCTACAGCATCCCCGTGATCCCGCTGACGGACTTCACGATTCAAGACGGCAGCTACGTAGAGTGGCAGGGCGACTTGATGAATCCTTACCTCAACCTGACGGCCCTCACCCGACAGCGGTCGACTGTCAACCTCGACGGGCGTTCGCAGATGGTGGACTTCAACGTAGGCTTACAGGTCAGGCAGCAGCTGCGCAACATCGCCCTCAAGTTCATCCTCGAGGCGCCTAAGAATGGCACCGTGCAGACGCAGCTGGCCGCCATGGGCGAAGAGGAGCGCAGCAAGCAGGCCATCGGTCTCCTTGTCACGGGTGTCTATCTGGCCCAGAGCGGCACTGGCAACGAGCATCTGGATGTGGGGACGGCCATCAGCAGCCTACTCCAACGCGAGATCAACAACATGCTCGGCAGCTTGGGCGGCGACGTCCCCTTCTCGTTCGACGTAAACACCTACGACGGCACCGACGGCAAGGGTCGGCGTATCGATTACCTCGGTCGCTTCTATATGGGCTTCCTCAAGGAGCGCATTTACACCACCCTCGGTATGCGTTACTCGACCAACGATCCCGTGATGGGCAACCGGCTCTATCTCGACGAGGCCTCGCTGGAGTATCGCCTCGACGCCGACGGTTCGCGCTTCGTCAAGGTGTACAATCAGACGGACTATGAGAATCTCTTCGAGGGCGAGATCCGCAAGACGGGCCTGAGCGCCATCTTCCGACGTAAGGTGAAGCGCTTGGCCGACCTCTTCGACTTCCGCAAACGTCGCAATCGCACGGTAGTGACCGAGCCCGAGCCCGCCGCACCCGATACGGACGAGACGGAAACGGACTCCACCGAAGGCGCTCCCGCCGAGGATACGACGCGTCGGAACGCCGACCCTTCCCCTAACGACTAA